A part of Olleya sp. Bg11-27 genomic DNA contains:
- a CDS encoding DUF6896 domain-containing protein — translation MRTSLEILAKAISEYRAEGTELMKRLGNKFGYDIFVNEQYEEFVTKSNPKVPRKGKLSERVNYAFHGGECHFHKKKTQQNIEVILSNPPKFGKIDAWFLKSYLDSTEEYKEYSEKLNWQDLKPMLIELYRAGFIKEVK, via the coding sequence ATGAGAACATCTTTAGAAATATTAGCCAAGGCAATAAGTGAATACAGAGCTGAAGGAACAGAACTAATGAAAAGACTTGGAAACAAGTTTGGCTATGATATTTTTGTTAATGAACAATATGAGGAATTTGTAACAAAAAGTAATCCTAAAGTTCCAAGAAAAGGAAAACTTTCAGAAAGAGTTAATTATGCTTTTCACGGAGGAGAATGTCATTTTCATAAAAAGAAAACACAGCAAAATATAGAAGTGATTTTATCAAATCCACCTAAATTTGGAAAAATAGATGCTTGGTTCTTAAAGTCATATTTAGACAGCACAGAGGAATACAAAGAGTATAGTGAAAAATTAAATTGGCAAGATTTGAAACCAATGTTAATTGAATTGTATCGGGCTGGATTTATAAAAGAAGTAAAATGA
- a CDS encoding carboxypeptidase-like regulatory domain-containing protein produces MKHIIILLFLTISFSSFSQNWKLNNVDNIKEYGFEYIFSFQNEDDNNEFKITEKKNSKSTEISGQIFDKLNNLISGISVKIISKKRTLSKELQADFYGKFITELPIGEYSIEINHIGFDQFKTDFCIKEYSSKDFIIKLGLSQELRIYQIDSKSELTDNKISEIIECVNGKRKSKSFSTIECSEKNKYKVTIQI; encoded by the coding sequence ATGAAACATATAATAATCCTATTATTTTTAACAATTTCCTTCAGTTCTTTTTCACAGAATTGGAAACTGAACAATGTTGACAATATTAAAGAATATGGATTTGAATATATTTTTTCGTTTCAAAACGAAGATGACAATAACGAGTTTAAAATTACAGAAAAAAAGAATTCAAAAAGTACTGAAATAAGCGGTCAGATTTTTGACAAACTTAATAATCTGATTTCAGGAATTTCTGTAAAAATCATTTCAAAAAAGAGAACTTTAAGCAAAGAATTACAAGCCGACTTTTACGGGAAATTTATAACGGAATTACCAATTGGAGAATATTCGATTGAAATAAATCACATAGGTTTTGACCAATTCAAAACTGACTTTTGTATTAAAGAATACTCATCGAAAGATTTTATAATTAAACTTGGATTAAGTCAAGAATTACGGATTTACCAAATTGACTCAAAATCTGAATTAACTGACAATAAAATTTCAGAAATTATAGAGTGTGTTAACGGAAAAAGAAAATCAAAGAGTTTCAGCACAATCGAATGTTCTGAAAAAAATAAATATAAAGTAACAATACAAATATAA
- a CDS encoding alpha/beta hydrolase-fold protein: MINFEKLLIAILLLSIISCQKSEERSEKKDDNIEQINGIQIGISDRLNSGILDQDRELLIYLPESAKDPSRKKEKYPVVYLLDGHYSFLPFVAMLKQYSELNDTKILPEMIVIAIPNIDFNSRMMDFSPTTAGKPQQYGGGNKFLEFMSTELFPYIEKNYPVSDNRTIVGHSLGGAVVMNALTSKPEMFDNYLMIDGSLSFDNELFLKNPNYTLNGMGLNDKKIFIAIANTATFGSSLESIKKDSIRANNHARHSLELIKQIEHMETDLNMDWKYYENDTHGSTVYPAQKDGFRFFYPWFEFKKEHKYRSKYFIPKTKEDRFVNLTKSHFEIISQKFGYNFKPEKQWVSSKAYMLLNFHKQPNQAKEVFELNIDYYPNDASTYKDLADFYLSQKDSISANKYYIKSLELDDNSQIREIVNKLGT, translated from the coding sequence ATGATAAATTTTGAAAAACTATTAATTGCAATTTTACTATTGAGCATTATTTCTTGCCAAAAATCAGAAGAAAGGTCAGAAAAAAAAGATGATAATATTGAACAAATCAACGGAATACAAATCGGAATATCGGATAGGCTAAATTCTGGAATACTTGACCAAGACAGAGAACTTTTAATCTATCTACCCGAAAGCGCAAAAGACCCAAGTAGAAAGAAAGAAAAATATCCAGTTGTATACCTTTTGGATGGGCATTATTCGTTTCTTCCATTTGTAGCAATGTTAAAGCAGTATAGCGAACTAAATGACACTAAAATACTTCCCGAAATGATTGTCATCGCTATTCCAAATATAGATTTCAACAGCAGAATGATGGATTTTTCGCCTACGACAGCTGGAAAACCCCAACAATATGGTGGTGGAAATAAGTTTTTAGAATTTATGAGTACGGAACTATTTCCATACATTGAAAAGAATTATCCAGTTTCTGATAACAGAACAATTGTGGGTCACTCTTTAGGTGGCGCGGTAGTTATGAATGCTTTAACAAGCAAACCAGAAATGTTTGACAATTACTTGATGATAGATGGAAGTCTCTCTTTTGATAATGAACTCTTTCTCAAAAATCCAAATTATACTCTTAACGGAATGGGTTTAAATGATAAAAAAATTTTCATTGCTATTGCCAATACTGCAACTTTTGGTAGTAGTTTGGAGAGTATTAAAAAAGATTCAATTCGAGCAAATAATCATGCTCGTCATTCACTTGAACTTATTAAGCAAATAGAACATATGGAAACAGATTTAAATATGGATTGGAAATACTACGAGAATGACACTCACGGAAGTACAGTATATCCCGCACAAAAAGATGGTTTTCGGTTTTTCTATCCTTGGTTTGAATTTAAAAAGGAACATAAGTATCGAAGTAAATATTTTATCCCTAAAACAAAAGAAGACAGGTTTGTTAATTTGACAAAATCACACTTTGAAATTATCTCTCAAAAATTTGGTTATAATTTTAAACCCGAAAAACAATGGGTAAGTTCAAAAGCCTATATGTTGTTAAATTTTCACAAACAACCCAATCAAGCGAAGGAAGTATTTGAATTAAACATTGATTATTATCCAAATGATGCGAGTACGTACAAAGATTTAGCAGATTTCTATTTATCTCAAAAAGATTCGATTTCAGCTAATAAGTATTACATTAAAAGTCTCGAATTAGATGATAATTCACAAATTCGAGAAATAGTAAATAAGTTAGGAACTTGA
- a CDS encoding ADP-ribosylglycohydrolase family protein, with the protein MNISDRFIGCILGGVIGDAYGSAYENIAKEDNSDTTYYPFGKPEIKIPEWRITDDTQLTLATCETMTENEILDAKFFADKYLDFYKSRKITGIGASTLKAMQELEVGGHWNLVGRKGEFAAGNGAAMRIAPLGFELNISRNTIKDICNITHQNDEAYVGALSIVIAIQTILNKTWTGKENLLQIIINGIPDTRVRDRLIEIDNINCDLSKVGKFGNDGYVVNSVPLAIAFASKVNDIGLSKMFEQIIELGGDTDTNCSIAGQIAGTLIGIKNIPNELIDKLKGLNEYDWIYKTINEFIEKKNWVQQSTV; encoded by the coding sequence ATGAACATTTCTGATAGATTTATAGGCTGTATTTTAGGAGGAGTAATTGGAGATGCTTACGGAAGTGCTTATGAAAATATTGCTAAAGAAGATAATTCTGATACTACATATTATCCATTTGGAAAACCTGAAATAAAAATACCAGAATGGAGAATAACTGATGACACGCAACTCACTCTTGCCACTTGCGAAACAATGACTGAAAATGAAATATTAGATGCGAAATTCTTTGCGGATAAATATTTGGATTTTTACAAGTCAAGAAAAATAACAGGAATTGGAGCGAGTACTTTAAAAGCAATGCAAGAATTAGAAGTTGGCGGACATTGGAATTTGGTTGGCAGAAAAGGAGAATTTGCTGCTGGAAATGGTGCCGCAATGAGAATTGCACCTTTAGGTTTTGAGCTTAATATTTCAAGAAATACAATTAAAGATATTTGCAATATAACTCACCAAAACGATGAGGCATATGTTGGTGCATTAAGCATAGTTATTGCTATACAAACGATATTAAATAAAACTTGGACAGGAAAAGAGAATCTATTACAAATAATAATAAACGGAATTCCTGACACAAGAGTTAGAGATAGACTAATTGAGATTGACAACATAAATTGTGACTTGTCTAAAGTTGGAAAATTTGGAAATGATGGTTATGTGGTTAATTCTGTTCCATTAGCTATAGCCTTTGCTAGTAAAGTAAATGATATTGGTTTAAGCAAAATGTTTGAACAGATTATAGAACTTGGTGGAGACACAGATACGAATTGTTCTATTGCTGGACAAATTGCTGGAACTTTAATCGGAATTAAAAACATACCGAATGAACTAATTGACAAGCTGAAAGGTTTGAATGAATATGATTGGATTTACAAGACAATTAATGAATTTATAGAAAAGAAAAACTGGGTACAACAAAGTACTGTGTGA
- the map gene encoding type I methionyl aminopeptidase: MSITKESELIGMKKISEVVGTTLKLMREYAKIGMSTKELDEYGGDILKSYGAKSAPYETYGFPGYSCISVNEEAAHGIPSEKKILKEGDLINIDVSAELNGFWSDNGGSFVLGKDIHNHQPLVNASKNILRKAISNIKGGVKVSEIGYLIETEAKKSGFKVIKNLAGHGVGRSLHEEPENILNYRVRSNKERFKKNTTVAIETFISTNSTIAVELNDGWTLVGNRGGYVTQHEQTILITDKIPVILTESNEIWN, from the coding sequence ATGTCAATAACAAAAGAATCAGAATTAATCGGAATGAAAAAAATTAGTGAAGTTGTTGGAACTACACTAAAATTAATGAGAGAATACGCTAAAATTGGAATGTCAACTAAAGAACTTGATGAATACGGAGGTGATATTTTAAAAAGTTATGGTGCTAAATCTGCACCTTACGAAACTTATGGATTCCCTGGTTACTCTTGTATAAGTGTAAATGAAGAAGCTGCTCACGGAATACCATCAGAGAAAAAAATATTGAAAGAAGGTGATTTAATTAATATTGATGTATCAGCAGAATTAAATGGTTTTTGGTCTGATAATGGAGGTTCTTTTGTCCTTGGAAAAGACATTCATAATCACCAACCTCTTGTAAATGCTTCTAAAAACATTTTACGCAAAGCAATAAGCAATATCAAAGGTGGAGTGAAAGTTTCTGAAATTGGATACTTAATAGAAACTGAAGCTAAAAAGTCTGGATTTAAAGTCATTAAAAACTTGGCTGGTCACGGAGTTGGTAGAAGTTTACACGAAGAGCCTGAAAATATTTTAAATTACAGAGTTAGAAGTAACAAAGAACGATTTAAAAAAAATACTACAGTAGCAATAGAAACTTTCATTTCAACAAACTCAACTATTGCTGTAGAGTTGAACGATGGTTGGACCTTAGTAGGAAACAGAGGTGGATATGTAACCCAACACGAACAAACAATATTAATCACTGATAAAATTCCAGTAATTTTAACAGAATCTAATGAAATCTGGAACTAA
- a CDS encoding tetratricopeptide repeat protein, whose amino-acid sequence MNPDITSFGISLAAGIVIEVYKSVFPINITQQIENAFNEAINKCVKNDDITKRTYKSELKKIIEVNYRKNPNANLKDNSITGLHDRFFIEFELALIKREAVYNYIKEARDDSRFFTLTEGQKDIKEGVNELREQIAYLISQSNQADSLKNEYTRQLTQYQKNLEDLNPSIALNNLLALEKSFLINSFNPENALKSNIELLKAKCYSLIPGKKDEPITCYINAYNLNINSIEAKELAAYAYFETEHFQKAENLVTDILLIDEYNPIASALKVVLTDSDSLNDILANTPALVIRNTIFKRFLFICSNKSNKFKDLNNAFGKYNVLLDNSHFDNTKLTYKNYKERVFLVESLIREFGNNLSVSFIRETIDKESIGDKFKILDNFLIGIKKTELDDFKVVKFFHAYFNYLLSENKDSVYLLKDIYNDIDKKHETYLLLVANSLQIEKDFDGAISLINESEQKSEILLYLEMFCFQQKGSLKEYVITTKQYLGTINQVSILDSERIFGIIDYLKASNKLDEFETDDFIQKKQFETDFIKIIIETYITVLKEKNTDKTVKILISIKPFVLAHQNVMYKIRLAKLFYFIKEYEEAYKILNEIVDKNIESEELYYLILSLYNGKLDQKTLKQLIVYWRKSFSINLNLLRIEIELNFRLYDYDTIVEICKLYISEKQDEFILSNYIIALYNSDKEYKKEFEGFLTLICDFDFQHPTSANSVADILNRKAYYKEAFIIYYNAAIKFPESTSAYFMVNIPKELDEEYDIVQEGLFIQYESNGKFNITEVTNKLPFVKKIIGKPINQSIEIDKKIGNLKQYITINKILNKYQALKLQIIAEVNDDNPLSEIPMQSFNFKEHLDSGGNILDFLNDIVGNNNFAEDKKNDTESYHKGEFSFTEIVMSYYSTNFIRAHYELKNDDGGLFQIHPQQYPHFDFSFYDYFILDFSSLLHFYDLSISHKIIYNRKFILPTSTKTLIKQYQSEGLISQGKNYLLNNDFYLGLLEWIMDNCEYKMSDSKLDIVKKLPNREKPSIVYDYFIDISSLMLEFNKSLLITDDIMYAKLFPLNSRRRIGSSAYIMKNIDGI is encoded by the coding sequence ATGAACCCAGATATAACCTCTTTTGGAATAAGTTTAGCAGCAGGAATTGTGATTGAAGTTTATAAATCAGTTTTTCCAATAAATATTACTCAACAAATTGAAAATGCATTTAATGAAGCTATAAATAAATGCGTTAAAAACGATGATATTACAAAAAGAACATATAAAAGCGAACTTAAGAAAATTATTGAAGTAAATTATAGAAAAAACCCAAATGCAAACCTTAAAGATAATTCTATAACAGGTTTACATGATAGATTTTTTATTGAGTTTGAATTAGCTCTTATTAAAAGAGAAGCTGTCTATAATTATATTAAGGAAGCTCGAGATGATTCTCGGTTTTTCACATTAACAGAAGGGCAGAAAGATATTAAAGAGGGCGTAAATGAACTTCGCGAACAAATTGCTTATCTCATCTCCCAAAGCAATCAAGCAGATTCGTTAAAAAATGAATATACAAGACAACTAACTCAATATCAGAAAAATTTAGAAGATTTAAATCCTTCTATTGCCCTCAATAATTTATTAGCACTAGAGAAAAGTTTTTTAATTAATAGTTTCAACCCTGAAAATGCACTTAAATCAAATATTGAACTTCTTAAAGCCAAATGTTATAGTTTAATTCCTGGTAAGAAAGATGAACCAATAACATGTTATATTAATGCATATAACTTAAATATCAATTCAATAGAAGCTAAAGAATTAGCGGCATATGCATATTTTGAAACAGAGCATTTTCAGAAAGCTGAAAATTTAGTGACAGATATCTTATTAATTGATGAATATAACCCTATAGCTTCAGCTTTAAAAGTAGTATTAACAGATTCGGATTCGTTAAACGATATATTAGCTAATACACCTGCACTTGTGATTAGGAATACTATTTTTAAAAGGTTTCTTTTTATTTGTTCTAACAAGAGTAATAAATTTAAGGATTTGAACAATGCCTTTGGAAAATATAACGTTTTGTTAGATAACAGTCATTTTGATAATACTAAATTGACCTATAAAAACTACAAAGAACGAGTATTTCTAGTTGAGTCATTAATTCGGGAATTTGGAAATAATTTATCCGTAAGCTTTATACGAGAAACAATTGACAAAGAAAGTATTGGTGATAAATTTAAGATATTAGACAATTTTCTCATTGGAATTAAAAAAACAGAATTAGACGATTTTAAAGTTGTAAAGTTTTTTCATGCTTATTTTAATTATCTACTTAGTGAGAATAAAGACTCTGTCTATCTATTAAAAGATATTTATAACGATATTGATAAAAAGCACGAGACTTATTTATTGTTAGTTGCTAATTCTTTGCAAATAGAAAAGGATTTTGATGGGGCGATTAGCCTTATAAACGAAAGTGAACAGAAAAGTGAAATTCTATTGTACCTTGAAATGTTTTGTTTTCAACAGAAAGGAAGTCTTAAAGAATATGTAATAACAACAAAGCAATACCTCGGTACTATTAATCAGGTTTCGATACTTGATTCTGAAAGAATATTTGGAATAATTGATTACTTAAAAGCTTCTAATAAATTAGATGAATTTGAAACTGATGATTTTATTCAAAAAAAACAGTTTGAAACAGACTTTATTAAAATAATAATTGAAACTTATATTACTGTACTTAAGGAAAAAAACACAGACAAGACCGTAAAAATTCTAATTAGCATTAAGCCTTTTGTTCTAGCTCATCAAAATGTGATGTATAAAATTAGGCTCGCAAAACTATTCTATTTCATAAAAGAGTATGAAGAGGCGTACAAAATACTCAATGAGATTGTAGATAAGAATATTGAAAGTGAAGAGTTGTATTACCTAATTCTTTCATTATATAATGGAAAGTTAGATCAGAAAACATTAAAGCAGTTAATTGTTTACTGGAGAAAGAGTTTCTCGATTAATCTTAATTTACTTAGGATTGAAATTGAATTAAATTTTAGACTCTATGATTATGATACAATTGTTGAGATTTGTAAATTATATATTTCTGAAAAACAAGATGAATTTATCCTGTCAAACTATATTATTGCTTTATATAATTCAGATAAAGAATATAAAAAAGAGTTTGAAGGTTTTTTAACGCTTATATGTGATTTTGATTTTCAGCATCCTACTAGTGCAAACTCAGTTGCTGATATATTAAATAGGAAAGCTTATTATAAAGAAGCATTCATTATTTACTATAATGCTGCTATAAAATTCCCAGAATCTACATCTGCCTATTTTATGGTAAATATTCCAAAAGAATTAGATGAAGAATATGATATTGTTCAAGAAGGACTTTTCATACAATATGAGTCAAATGGTAAATTCAATATTACTGAAGTTACAAATAAATTACCTTTCGTAAAAAAAATAATAGGTAAGCCTATTAACCAAAGTATTGAAATTGACAAGAAAATAGGAAATCTAAAGCAATACATAACTATAAATAAAATACTTAATAAATACCAAGCATTAAAACTTCAAATCATCGCTGAAGTTAATGATGATAATCCATTATCTGAAATCCCAATGCAATCGTTCAATTTTAAAGAACACCTTGATTCAGGCGGTAATATTCTTGATTTTTTAAATGACATCGTTGGAAATAATAATTTTGCAGAAGACAAAAAGAATGATACTGAAAGCTATCATAAAGGAGAATTCTCCTTTACTGAAATTGTAATGTCATATTACTCCACTAATTTTATAAGAGCTCATTATGAATTAAAAAACGATGACGGAGGTTTGTTCCAAATTCATCCTCAACAATATCCTCATTTTGATTTTAGTTTTTATGATTATTTTATTCTTGATTTCTCATCTCTTTTGCATTTCTATGATTTATCTATTTCTCATAAAATCATTTATAATAGAAAATTCATATTACCAACAAGTACTAAAACATTAATAAAACAATACCAATCAGAAGGTCTTATATCTCAAGGCAAAAATTATTTGTTAAATAATGATTTTTACCTAGGATTATTAGAATGGATTATGGACAATTGTGAATATAAAATGTCTGATTCGAAATTAGATATTGTAAAAAAGTTACCTAATAGAGAAAAGCCAAGTATAGTATATGATTACTTCATAGACATATCAAGTCTAATGCTTGAATTCAATAAATCCTTACTTATAACCGATGATATTATGTATGCAAAATTATTTCCTTTAAATTCCAGAAGAAGAATAGGTAGTAGTGCATATATCATGAAGAATATTGATGGAATATAA
- a CDS encoding tetratricopeptide repeat protein — translation MSFCLFTKYLYHIFGDYPTLIILPIFIISALVYLITEREKQTKLTIVTLLYLILSIPLFGFEFNESPRHYIPQSWYDRYGEPKSYVKSIPFEFELPETKELNDKGISLKNQQLYSDAIKVYEKGRKLEPKNLSLLFELSEAHAKINELETAITLLDTAISINPNYPEFYNNRGLLYYKIRKDNEAIEDFELGIKLDSTQSSFYANLAMVYYYQDSFEIACSKIKKAESLGLEITDFKLLREIKEEHCE, via the coding sequence ATGTCTTTTTGCTTATTTACAAAGTATCTCTATCATATTTTCGGAGATTATCCAACATTAATCATTCTTCCAATTTTCATAATTTCTGCTCTAGTTTATCTAATTACCGAAAGAGAAAAGCAAACAAAATTAACAATAGTAACATTACTATATTTGATATTGTCAATTCCTCTATTCGGCTTTGAATTTAATGAATCACCAAGACATTATATTCCTCAATCTTGGTATGATAGATATGGCGAACCTAAAAGTTACGTTAAATCAATACCTTTCGAATTTGAACTTCCAGAAACTAAAGAACTTAATGACAAAGGAATCAGCTTAAAAAACCAACAACTCTATTCTGACGCAATAAAAGTATATGAAAAAGGGAGAAAACTAGAGCCTAAAAATCTAAGCTTACTTTTTGAGTTATCAGAAGCACATGCAAAAATAAACGAATTAGAAACTGCAATTACTTTACTAGATACTGCAATAAGTATTAATCCAAATTACCCTGAATTTTACAACAACAGAGGTTTACTCTATTATAAAATTAGAAAAGATAATGAGGCAATAGAGGATTTTGAACTAGGTATAAAATTAGATTCTACTCAATCTTCATTTTACGCAAATTTGGCAATGGTTTATTATTATCAAGATTCATTTGAAATTGCTTGTTCGAAAATTAAAAAAGCAGAATCACTAGGTTTAGAAATAACCGATTTCAAACTACTTAGAGAAATAAAGGAAGAACATTGTGAATAA
- a CDS encoding SDR family oxidoreductase has protein sequence MENILVAGANGTTGKKIVTLLNESQYFNPIAMVRKEAQVAYFKAKNIDTVLADLEQDVSEAFNNTIDKVIFAAGSGGKKVVEVDQEGAKRLIDASNKNKVKKFVMLSSMGADHPEQAEQLQAYLKAKHNADAYLKSSGLNYSIVRPGALTNGELTNTIQLDTKLNKSGEISRNDVAQTLVSSLNDDVANNATFEIIKGDTLIGDALSTLNK, from the coding sequence ATGGAAAATATATTAGTAGCAGGTGCCAACGGTACCACAGGAAAAAAAATAGTAACTCTTTTAAACGAATCTCAATATTTTAACCCAATTGCAATGGTTAGAAAAGAAGCGCAAGTCGCTTATTTTAAAGCCAAAAATATTGACACTGTTTTAGCCGATTTAGAGCAAGACGTTTCTGAAGCTTTTAATAACACGATAGATAAGGTTATTTTTGCTGCAGGATCCGGAGGGAAAAAAGTAGTAGAAGTAGATCAAGAAGGGGCAAAGCGATTGATAGATGCGTCCAATAAAAATAAGGTTAAAAAGTTTGTCATGTTAAGCTCGATGGGAGCAGACCATCCAGAACAAGCAGAGCAGTTGCAGGCGTATTTAAAAGCAAAACATAATGCAGACGCGTATTTAAAGTCAAGTGGACTAAACTATAGTATTGTTAGACCAGGCGCTTTAACTAATGGCGAATTAACTAATACAATACAGTTAGACACTAAGTTAAATAAAAGCGGAGAGATTAGTCGTAATGATGTGGCTCAAACTTTAGTAAGCTCTTTAAATGACGATGTTGCAAATAATGCCACTTTCGAAATAATAAAAGGAGATACCTTAATTGGTGATGCTTTAAGTACATTAAATAAGTAA
- a CDS encoding YARHG domain-containing protein → MNIKTTLLIILISFSSFANDGAYYASGNQLIPITETEICITKEILTLIRKTENDGSYVYVTVDYTFFNPGQEKTILVGFEAPSPSGDVNGYPKNGAHPYISKFDVLMNNGLIPFKTAIVNTENYYINNTIDSKTEDDVIGEEFNTNVPDFYYVYHFEAKFKPGINSIKHTYRFNMSGSVMEKYSFDYILTAANRWGNNQIDDFTLHIDMGTNQNFNLPNTFFNDKKEWTIADGRSLDYTNTYNTNTATKFITYTGGITFKKTNFKPKDELYLYAPATYMKENYTSFDYKLHNLPEAISLDDDEQATCTTSVDQNSFKILRNLPFALNGYVFKTAIIQEFYLSQNWYKPNPDYQAKIETLSDTQTEWLALVKSNKWEN, encoded by the coding sequence ATGAATATTAAAACCACACTACTTATTATATTAATTTCATTTTCTAGCTTTGCGAATGACGGGGCGTACTACGCTTCTGGAAATCAATTAATCCCTATTACCGAAACAGAAATTTGTATTACTAAAGAGATTTTAACGCTTATCCGAAAAACAGAAAATGACGGAAGCTACGTCTATGTTACTGTGGACTACACGTTTTTTAATCCAGGTCAGGAGAAAACAATTTTAGTCGGTTTTGAAGCGCCCTCACCTAGTGGAGATGTTAATGGGTATCCTAAAAATGGGGCACATCCTTATATTTCAAAGTTTGATGTGTTGATGAATAATGGACTAATCCCTTTTAAAACCGCGATAGTTAATACCGAAAATTATTATATTAATAATACTATAGATTCTAAAACGGAAGACGATGTGATTGGGGAAGAATTTAATACTAATGTACCCGATTTTTACTATGTCTACCATTTTGAAGCTAAATTTAAACCTGGTATTAATAGCATTAAACATACCTACCGCTTTAACATGTCAGGCTCCGTCATGGAAAAATACAGTTTTGATTATATCCTAACGGCTGCTAATAGATGGGGAAATAACCAAATTGATGATTTTACATTACACATTGACATGGGAACGAATCAAAACTTTAACTTACCAAACACTTTTTTTAACGACAAAAAAGAATGGACCATAGCGGATGGAAGAAGTCTAGATTATACAAATACCTATAACACTAATACAGCCACAAAATTTATAACGTATACGGGTGGTATAACCTTTAAAAAGACCAATTTTAAACCAAAAGACGAACTGTACCTCTACGCTCCTGCTACGTACATGAAAGAAAACTATACGTCCTTTGATTATAAGCTTCATAACTTACCAGAAGCGATTAGCCTGGACGATGACGAGCAGGCAACTTGTACAACCTCTGTAGACCAAAACTCTTTTAAAATACTCCGTAACCTTCCTTTTGCCCTTAATGGTTATGTATTTAAGACTGCAATAATTCAGGAGTTTTATCTGTCTCAAAATTGGTATAAACCTAATCCTGACTATCAGGCCAAAATAGAAACATTAAGCGACACCCAAACAGAATGGTTGGCACTAGTAAAATCCAATAAATGGGAAAATTAA